The following coding sequences lie in one Thermosulfuriphilus ammonigenes genomic window:
- a CDS encoding 4Fe-4S dicluster domain-containing protein → MTIAPKELKKDFLRELASIPGGEAAAYCFTCGACSGICPVSRASQGFDPRKIVHMVSLGLEEQLVAGEMIWECSQCESCLPVCPQEVAPAKVIAALREMARRRGLVTKERLFEWGKLAVVDPEHCVACLTCVRVCPFGAPRVVKDGYAVIDEKLCRACGICVIECPAQTIKLKKAPEETVGQFQDA, encoded by the coding sequence ATGACTATTGCGCCCAAAGAGCTGAAAAAGGATTTTTTAAGGGAACTGGCTTCCATCCCTGGCGGAGAGGCCGCAGCCTATTGCTTTACTTGTGGAGCTTGCTCGGGGATATGCCCGGTCTCCCGAGCCAGCCAGGGCTTTGATCCTCGCAAAATTGTTCATATGGTCTCCTTGGGCTTGGAAGAGCAGCTTGTGGCTGGAGAGATGATCTGGGAGTGTTCCCAATGTGAATCCTGCCTTCCGGTCTGTCCTCAGGAGGTGGCTCCGGCCAAGGTAATCGCTGCCTTAAGGGAGATGGCCCGGAGGAGAGGCCTGGTTACCAAAGAAAGGCTTTTTGAGTGGGGCAAGTTGGCCGTAGTGGATCCCGAACACTGTGTGGCCTGTCTGACTTGTGTCCGGGTCTGTCCCTTTGGGGCTCCTAGGGTGGTCAAGGATGGTTACGCTGTCATTGATGAAAAATTATGCCGGGCCTGCGGTATTTGTGTGATTGAGTGTCCGGCCCAGACCATAAAGCTCAAAAAGGCCCCTGAGGAGACCGTGGGGCAGTTTCAGGATGCCTAG
- a CDS encoding hydrogenase iron-sulfur subunit: MAFDPRILGFFCHWCCYAAADSAGVARYQYPPNIRVIRVMCTGRLDPRFIVEGFRVGADGVFAGGUHLNECHYQSGNYEALIMAEVSRRLLEIAGVSPERFTLEWASAAEAPRFVQLVTGFTQKIKDLGPLGDKEGVAEEALALRLEAARRAMESTRLRSLYGNLAREIKKEGNYDPKHLAAKVESKLLKTLRSETLTEGAKLLLAKGPKDLSELASTLGAEEEELSELLAALVKRKVLVQEDGRYALARKEGA, from the coding sequence ATGGCCTTTGATCCGCGCATACTTGGATTCTTCTGTCATTGGTGTTGTTACGCCGCCGCGGATTCAGCCGGTGTGGCCCGCTATCAGTATCCCCCAAACATTCGGGTCATCCGAGTGATGTGTACCGGCCGCCTGGATCCCCGCTTTATTGTTGAGGGGTTCCGGGTCGGAGCTGATGGGGTCTTTGCCGGCGGGTGACACCTGAACGAATGTCATTACCAGTCTGGTAATTACGAAGCTTTAATAATGGCTGAGGTCAGTCGAAGGCTTTTGGAGATAGCCGGGGTTAGTCCGGAGCGTTTTACTCTGGAGTGGGCCTCGGCTGCGGAGGCTCCCCGGTTTGTCCAGCTGGTGACTGGATTTACCCAGAAAATAAAAGACCTCGGTCCCTTGGGGGACAAAGAGGGTGTTGCCGAAGAAGCTTTGGCTCTTCGTCTGGAGGCGGCCCGCCGGGCCATGGAATCTACCAGGTTGCGCAGTCTATACGGCAATCTAGCCCGGGAGATAAAGAAAGAAGGCAACTATGATCCCAAACACCTGGCCGCCAAGGTGGAGAGCAAGCTCCTTAAGACTTTGCGTTCGGAAACCCTAACAGAGGGAGCAAAGCTTCTTCTGGCTAAGGGCCCCAAAGATCTCAGTGAGCTGGCCAGCACTTTGGGGGCTGAAGAGGAGGAGCTTTCGGAGCTTTTGGCGGCCCTGGTCAAGAGAAAGGTTCTTGTCCAGGAAGACGGCCGCTACGCCTTGGCCAGAAAAGAGGGGGCTTAG
- a CDS encoding methylenetetrahydrofolate reductase C-terminal domain-containing protein: protein MIIAERKPLEEIFSMVKSFKKVLILGCRGCVAVCNAGGEKEVATLAEALKLAAKKAGQEMEVLQETFVRQCDPEYLEPLAEMAKDFEAILSMACGVGVNLIADRYPDTLVFPALNTTFYGANLEAGSWEEKCRGCGDCILHLTAGLCPIARCAKNLLNGPCGGSQGGKCEIRPDVPCVWHEIYERLKRLNRLENMKQIMPAKDWTPAGHGGLRRRKREDLLAR from the coding sequence ATGATTATTGCTGAGAGGAAGCCGCTTGAAGAGATCTTTTCTATGGTCAAGAGCTTCAAAAAGGTCCTGATTTTAGGCTGTCGGGGATGTGTAGCTGTATGTAATGCCGGGGGCGAGAAGGAGGTAGCCACCCTCGCTGAAGCCCTTAAACTGGCGGCCAAAAAGGCCGGTCAGGAGATGGAGGTTCTCCAGGAGACTTTTGTCCGCCAATGTGATCCTGAATACCTTGAGCCTCTGGCGGAGATGGCCAAAGACTTTGAAGCCATACTTTCTATGGCCTGTGGTGTGGGGGTGAACCTTATCGCTGACCGCTATCCGGATACCCTCGTTTTTCCGGCCTTAAATACCACTTTCTATGGGGCCAATCTGGAGGCTGGCAGTTGGGAGGAGAAGTGTCGGGGCTGTGGTGATTGTATCCTTCACCTCACAGCCGGTCTGTGTCCCATTGCTCGCTGTGCTAAAAATCTTCTCAATGGTCCTTGCGGTGGATCTCAAGGTGGAAAGTGTGAGATCCGTCCTGATGTCCCCTGTGTCTGGCACGAGATATATGAACGTCTCAAGAGACTTAATCGGCTGGAAAACATGAAGCAGATTATGCCGGCTAAGGATTGGACTCCAGCAGGTCATGGGGGATTAAGAAGACGAAAGCGTGAGGATCTTCTGGCCCGGTAG
- a CDS encoding acetyl-CoA decarbonylase/synthase complex subunit delta — MKSGSHLEKVLTSGEFAVTAEIGPPKNADPEVVLEKARLIKGYVDAANITDCQTAIVRMSSIASAVLIMTEGIEPVIQMTCRDRNRIAMQSDLLGAAALGIKNLLCLTGDHHKFGNHPQAKGVFDLDSIQMLAMVREMRDERRFQCGEEIKGQEPRFFLGAAANPFADPFEFRVYRLAKKIEAGADFIQTQIVYNVERFAKFMEMVRDLGLDKKVYILAGVTPFKSAGMANYMKKFVPGLDVPDDLLKRMKEAKDPREEGIKIAVEIIGQLREIPGVAGVHIMAIEWEAAVPEIVKAAGLYPRPEMEEVEPTVRLVSKEPLEVTPPKEEAPEEVAPEAPPQVTPPAAPSLPIEALKEVFSVLKAGIGDLMKGAEALTKGIAGLEETLLGAGAEARPSEPSPPSAEVPPPPEAPAEAEAPAEEARKREEEEKAAKVASLITAAKAALDAGDLDKAEGHFKEVLELEPENAPAREGLTEIKERREIAELLAGARTALEAEDLDKAKESFEAVLKLKPDHPEAKEGLSRVETLIAEREKEAKEAEPPKEEAPPAPVEALEFELAREEKSLFDRLRSIPKDVVLDPANGEIKEVTIGVGDKAIAAGGTNALPFHLFEGEMKNPPRIAMEVLDTKPEEWPEPLLRYFGDVIGDPAAWAKKCVESYQAEAICLYAVGADPNAQDRPAEEVAQVAKAVSEAVDVPLIIWGCGNAEKDTEVMRQVAEVVGPKNVLIGPVVDQNYRQLGATALAYQYPVVASSPIDVNLAKQLNILLENLGVPLERILMDPSIGALGYGLEYTYSVMERIRLAALYQQDDKLQVPFICNLGREVWKSKEAGLPSDDLLGDQERRAVLMEAITAVCMMLAGGDFLIMRHPRAIALAKALIKAMV; from the coding sequence GTGAAGTCAGGAAGCCATTTAGAGAAGGTTTTAACCTCCGGAGAGTTTGCCGTCACCGCTGAAATTGGTCCGCCTAAAAACGCCGATCCAGAGGTGGTCCTGGAGAAGGCGCGTCTGATCAAAGGCTATGTTGATGCCGCCAACATCACTGATTGTCAGACGGCTATTGTGCGCATGTCTTCTATCGCCTCGGCCGTCCTTATTATGACGGAGGGGATCGAGCCTGTTATTCAGATGACCTGCCGGGATCGCAACCGGATTGCCATGCAGTCTGATCTTCTGGGGGCGGCGGCCTTGGGGATTAAGAATCTTCTCTGTCTTACCGGCGATCATCACAAGTTCGGCAATCATCCTCAGGCCAAGGGGGTCTTTGATCTAGATTCCATTCAGATGCTGGCCATGGTCCGGGAGATGCGCGATGAGCGCCGTTTTCAGTGCGGGGAGGAGATAAAGGGCCAGGAGCCGCGATTCTTTCTGGGAGCGGCAGCTAATCCCTTCGCCGATCCCTTTGAGTTTCGGGTCTATCGTCTGGCCAAAAAAATCGAAGCTGGTGCAGACTTTATCCAGACCCAGATCGTCTATAACGTAGAGCGCTTTGCCAAGTTTATGGAAATGGTTCGGGATCTCGGCCTGGATAAGAAAGTCTATATTCTGGCTGGAGTGACGCCTTTTAAGTCTGCCGGTATGGCCAACTATATGAAGAAATTTGTTCCTGGGCTTGATGTGCCAGACGATTTGCTAAAACGAATGAAAGAGGCCAAGGATCCCCGCGAGGAGGGGATTAAAATCGCCGTGGAGATAATCGGTCAACTTCGGGAGATTCCCGGAGTAGCCGGGGTCCATATTATGGCCATTGAGTGGGAGGCCGCTGTTCCGGAGATCGTCAAAGCGGCCGGTCTTTATCCCCGGCCAGAGATGGAAGAAGTTGAACCTACTGTTCGTCTGGTCTCTAAGGAGCCTCTAGAGGTGACACCGCCCAAGGAAGAGGCTCCGGAGGAGGTCGCTCCTGAGGCTCCGCCTCAGGTAACACCACCGGCGGCTCCCTCTCTTCCCATCGAGGCCCTGAAGGAGGTTTTCTCGGTCCTTAAGGCTGGTATTGGTGATTTAATGAAAGGGGCCGAGGCCCTGACTAAAGGTATTGCTGGCCTTGAAGAGACCCTCCTGGGGGCTGGGGCTGAGGCCAGACCATCTGAGCCCTCTCCACCCTCGGCAGAAGTGCCTCCTCCACCTGAGGCCCCGGCTGAGGCGGAGGCTCCGGCAGAGGAGGCCCGCAAACGGGAGGAGGAGGAAAAGGCCGCCAAGGTGGCCAGCCTTATTACTGCCGCCAAGGCCGCTCTTGATGCTGGTGATCTTGATAAGGCCGAGGGGCATTTTAAGGAAGTCCTTGAACTTGAGCCGGAAAATGCTCCGGCCAGAGAAGGCCTAACGGAGATAAAGGAGCGCCGGGAGATAGCCGAATTGTTGGCCGGTGCTCGGACGGCTCTTGAGGCCGAAGACCTTGATAAGGCCAAGGAGTCCTTTGAGGCCGTCCTTAAACTCAAGCCGGATCATCCCGAGGCCAAGGAAGGCCTTTCCCGGGTGGAGACCCTGATAGCTGAGAGGGAAAAAGAGGCCAAAGAGGCTGAACCTCCCAAAGAGGAGGCTCCTCCTGCCCCGGTGGAGGCCCTTGAGTTTGAATTGGCCCGGGAAGAGAAGTCTCTATTTGATCGCCTTCGTTCTATTCCCAAAGATGTGGTCCTTGATCCGGCAAATGGAGAGATCAAGGAGGTAACCATTGGCGTTGGAGATAAGGCCATAGCCGCCGGGGGGACCAACGCCCTGCCGTTCCATCTTTTTGAGGGAGAGATGAAAAATCCTCCTCGCATAGCCATGGAGGTCCTGGATACCAAACCTGAGGAGTGGCCAGAGCCGCTTTTGCGTTACTTTGGCGATGTCATCGGTGATCCGGCGGCCTGGGCCAAAAAGTGCGTTGAATCTTATCAAGCCGAGGCTATCTGCCTCTACGCTGTTGGAGCTGATCCTAACGCCCAGGATCGTCCGGCCGAGGAGGTGGCCCAGGTAGCCAAGGCCGTCTCTGAGGCTGTGGATGTTCCTTTGATTATCTGGGGGTGCGGTAACGCCGAGAAAGACACCGAGGTTATGCGTCAGGTAGCTGAGGTGGTGGGCCCCAAAAACGTCCTTATCGGTCCGGTAGTTGATCAGAATTACCGCCAACTGGGGGCCACAGCCTTGGCCTATCAATATCCTGTAGTGGCCTCAAGCCCTATAGACGTAAACCTGGCTAAGCAGCTCAACATCCTCCTGGAAAACCTTGGAGTTCCTCTGGAGCGGATTCTTATGGATCCCTCTATTGGAGCTCTGGGGTATGGGCTGGAGTACACCTATTCGGTTATGGAAAGGATTAGATTGGCCGCCCTCTATCAGCAGGATGATAAGCTTCAGGTTCCCTTTATCTGTAATCTGGGGCGAGAGGTCTGGAAGAGCAAAGAGGCCGGGCTTCCCAGTGATGATCTGCTGGGGGATCAAGAGAGGCGGGCCGTCCTTATGGAGGCTATTACCGCTGTCTGCATGATGCTGGCTGGCGGCGATTTCTTGATAATGCGTCATCCCAGGGCTATCGCCCTGGCCAAGGCCCTCATCAAGGCCATGGTTTAA
- a CDS encoding hydrogenase iron-sulfur subunit: protein MEQPIWPRIVAFCCRYSVPDSTEEIRLIPDAPRGLEIRPLACSGRLEPAEVLKAFHQGAEGVLVVGCEEGQCHNAAGSKRAAMRVQHLKKILEELEISPERIVFLYSPRLDAGPFIQAARDLEATLLSLEPLWKQGAA, encoded by the coding sequence ATGGAACAGCCGATCTGGCCTAGAATTGTTGCTTTTTGCTGTCGTTATAGTGTCCCTGATTCGACCGAGGAGATCCGTCTTATTCCTGATGCCCCCCGAGGGCTGGAGATCCGTCCTTTGGCCTGTTCCGGCCGTTTGGAGCCAGCTGAGGTTTTGAAGGCCTTTCATCAGGGGGCTGAAGGGGTTCTGGTGGTAGGCTGTGAAGAGGGGCAGTGTCATAATGCGGCCGGAAGCAAGCGGGCAGCCATGAGAGTTCAACACCTTAAGAAGATTTTGGAAGAACTGGAGATATCTCCGGAGCGGATTGTCTTTTTGTATTCTCCGCGGCTTGACGCCGGCCCTTTTATTCAGGCCGCCAGGGATCTGGAGGCCACCCTTCTTTCCCTTGAGCCTCTCTGGAAGCAGGGGGCTGCTTGA
- a CDS encoding FAD-dependent oxidoreductase, giving the protein MAEKKGSVLVLGGGVAGVQAALDISELGFYVYLVDKAASVGGVMAQLDKTFPTNDCSLUILAPKLVEAGRSPNIEIITNAELRSLEGAPGAFRARVFKKPRYVDADKCTACGLCTMYCPRPVVDLYNERLDITRAAHIDYAQAVPTTYYIDAGECFYLQHETCRICTNVCPAKAIDFEQQPEEVELEVGAVVLATGFGRVSEEVLARYGYGKYPDVVTSLELERLMCASGPTEGAILRPSDLTHPKKIAFLQCIGSRDVSCGQGYCSSVCCMYAIKEASVVKEHDPDVEMALFYMDIRTQGKGFDEAREMAIEKYGLRIHYARVPKVEQVGRHLLLHYVTEDGRHHTEVFDMVVLSVGLAPPEDAEKIAEITGIDLNKYRFAATDMGRPLETSRPGVFVIGAFQGPKDIPESVTQASGVAAAASELLKEARGQEIIEKVYPEEDEALEREEPRVGVFVCHCGINIAGVVDVAEVMRYAAQLPGVVHAENVVYACSQDTQQSMVEKIRDLRLNRVVVAACTPRTHEPLFQETLRDAGLNPALFDLANIRDQCAWVHANEPEAATEKAKDLVRMAVAKALELEPLELQSVPVTPAALVIGGGAAGMTAALSLAEQGFKCFLVEKEKKLGGNLRYLTAGLGGEDPQALLAELEKKVKRHKLIKVFTEATVESISGYVGNFTSTIASAKGTEMVNHGVIIVATGGQPYQPSEYLYGQNKRVITQLDLERLLKSSPKTMAKAKDIVMIQCVGSRGQGLSYCSKVCCQQAVKNALRLKELNPEARIFILHRDMRTYGFSEDAYREARAKGIVFVRYSKENEPKVEQVSRGALRVTFHDSLLGEDIVIQPSYLVLSTGIAPADNEPLARLLKAPLTREGFFLEAHVKLKPVEVAVDGIYICGLAHSPKPLEETLAQARAAAGKAAIPLAKGSVSVAPLVSRVNQEKCIGCGICVSLCPYKAIEMVKVGKRRKAQTIAASCKGCGICASHCPTLAISMGGFTDESIFAQIDAFGREKVVEKKAQQAA; this is encoded by the coding sequence ATGGCCGAAAAGAAAGGTTCTGTCCTGGTTCTGGGAGGGGGAGTAGCCGGAGTTCAGGCGGCTCTGGATATCTCTGAGCTGGGTTTTTACGTCTATCTGGTGGATAAGGCCGCCTCTGTTGGCGGGGTAATGGCCCAGCTGGATAAGACCTTCCCGACCAACGACTGTAGTCTCTGAATTCTGGCGCCCAAACTGGTGGAGGCCGGTCGGTCTCCCAATATCGAAATCATTACCAATGCCGAGCTAAGATCCCTTGAGGGTGCCCCGGGGGCCTTTAGGGCCAGGGTTTTCAAAAAGCCCCGTTATGTTGATGCCGATAAATGTACCGCCTGCGGTCTTTGTACGATGTATTGTCCCCGTCCGGTGGTTGATCTCTACAATGAGCGCTTAGACATCACCCGGGCGGCCCACATTGATTACGCCCAGGCCGTACCTACAACCTATTATATAGATGCTGGAGAGTGTTTCTATCTTCAGCACGAGACCTGTCGTATATGCACCAATGTCTGTCCGGCTAAAGCCATTGACTTTGAACAGCAGCCCGAGGAAGTTGAGTTAGAAGTTGGAGCCGTGGTTTTAGCTACCGGTTTCGGTCGGGTTTCGGAGGAGGTTCTAGCCAGGTACGGCTATGGAAAGTATCCGGATGTGGTTACCAGTCTTGAGCTCGAACGCCTTATGTGCGCCTCCGGGCCTACAGAGGGGGCTATTCTCAGGCCATCTGACCTGACCCACCCCAAAAAGATTGCCTTCCTCCAGTGTATTGGCTCCCGGGATGTCTCCTGTGGGCAGGGCTACTGTTCAAGTGTCTGCTGTATGTATGCCATCAAAGAGGCCTCGGTGGTTAAAGAACATGATCCGGATGTAGAGATGGCCCTCTTCTACATGGATATCCGGACCCAGGGTAAGGGTTTTGATGAGGCCAGAGAAATGGCGATCGAAAAGTATGGCCTCAGGATCCACTATGCCCGGGTACCTAAGGTGGAGCAGGTTGGCCGCCATCTTTTACTCCATTATGTGACTGAAGATGGCCGTCATCATACCGAGGTCTTTGACATGGTTGTTCTCTCGGTGGGCTTGGCTCCGCCTGAAGATGCCGAAAAGATCGCCGAGATCACCGGGATCGACCTTAATAAGTACAGGTTTGCTGCTACTGATATGGGCCGTCCTCTTGAGACCAGTCGTCCGGGGGTCTTTGTTATTGGGGCCTTTCAGGGGCCTAAGGATATTCCCGAAAGTGTCACTCAGGCTTCGGGAGTGGCGGCAGCGGCCTCGGAGCTTCTGAAGGAGGCCCGAGGTCAGGAGATCATTGAAAAGGTCTATCCGGAAGAAGATGAGGCCCTAGAGAGAGAAGAGCCGCGGGTAGGGGTCTTTGTCTGTCACTGTGGGATTAATATCGCTGGAGTGGTGGATGTGGCCGAGGTCATGAGATACGCGGCCCAGCTTCCGGGAGTGGTTCACGCCGAAAACGTCGTCTATGCCTGCTCTCAGGATACCCAGCAGTCTATGGTAGAGAAGATCCGTGATCTTCGTCTAAATCGGGTTGTGGTGGCGGCCTGTACTCCCAGGACCCACGAACCCCTTTTCCAGGAGACTCTAAGGGACGCCGGTCTTAATCCGGCCCTTTTTGATCTGGCTAACATTCGGGATCAGTGTGCCTGGGTTCATGCCAATGAGCCCGAAGCGGCTACCGAGAAGGCCAAAGATCTGGTACGGATGGCTGTGGCCAAGGCCTTGGAGCTAGAGCCCCTTGAGCTCCAAAGTGTCCCTGTAACACCGGCCGCTCTGGTCATTGGCGGTGGAGCCGCAGGGATGACGGCGGCTCTCTCCTTGGCCGAGCAGGGCTTTAAGTGCTTCCTGGTTGAGAAGGAGAAGAAGCTGGGAGGCAATCTTCGTTATCTTACTGCCGGTTTAGGGGGAGAGGATCCCCAAGCCCTTCTGGCCGAGCTGGAAAAGAAGGTCAAGAGACACAAGCTGATTAAGGTCTTCACCGAGGCCACGGTGGAGAGTATCTCTGGATATGTAGGTAACTTTACTTCTACTATCGCCTCGGCTAAAGGAACAGAGATGGTCAACCACGGGGTGATTATTGTGGCCACCGGTGGCCAGCCTTATCAGCCCAGTGAGTATCTCTACGGCCAAAACAAACGGGTGATTACCCAGCTTGATCTGGAAAGGCTCCTTAAGTCTTCTCCAAAAACTATGGCCAAGGCCAAAGATATTGTCATGATTCAGTGTGTGGGCTCTCGAGGCCAGGGGCTTTCATATTGTAGTAAGGTCTGCTGTCAGCAGGCGGTTAAGAACGCCCTGCGTCTCAAAGAGCTTAACCCAGAGGCCCGTATCTTTATCCTTCATCGCGATATGAGAACATACGGCTTTAGTGAGGATGCCTACCGCGAAGCTCGGGCCAAGGGGATTGTCTTTGTGCGCTATAGCAAGGAGAACGAACCAAAAGTGGAGCAGGTTTCCCGAGGGGCCCTGCGGGTTACCTTCCATGATTCTCTCCTTGGGGAGGATATAGTTATCCAGCCCAGTTACCTTGTGCTCTCTACAGGAATTGCTCCTGCAGACAATGAGCCTCTGGCTCGCCTCCTTAAGGCTCCCCTTACCAGAGAGGGCTTTTTCCTCGAGGCTCATGTCAAACTAAAGCCTGTAGAGGTGGCCGTGGATGGGATCTACATTTGTGGGCTGGCCCACTCCCCCAAGCCCCTTGAGGAGACTTTGGCCCAGGCCCGGGCAGCAGCCGGAAAGGCCGCTATTCCTTTGGCCAAGGGCTCAGTAAGTGTGGCTCCTTTGGTCTCCCGGGTCAATCAAGAAAAGTGTATCGGTTGTGGAATTTGTGTCAGCCTCTGTCCATACAAGGCCATTGAGATGGTCAAGGTGGGCAAGCGGCGCAAAGCCCAGACCATTGCTGCCTCCTGCAAAGGATGTGGTATCTGTGCCAGCCATTGTCCAACCCTGGCCATCTCTATGGGAGGCTTTACTGATGAAAGCATCTTTGCCCAGATTGACGCCTTTGGGCGAGAGAAGGTGGTAGAAAAGAAGGCCCAGCAGGCGGCCTAA